The region TTATATCAtaaatcatatcactcatttctctctttcttttcttatttgctGTGAAGGTGGGTGCCCATAACATCATTCTGATCACCCATAAGTACGTAAGCGTTTTCTGACTGGAGATAAATAAGAGGCGCCAACTAACTGACGTTTCAATCAATCAAAAGCTCTTTTTCCTCGTTTTGTGCCTTGTGGTGTGCGATTTCAGGGCCTTTGTTTCTTGAATGTATGTGTATTTGTTTCCTtatattgttgttgttttttgtcTTTTTCCTTTTGCTTCTGTTTTGTTGGTTGTTGTATTTGCTTCCTTTTGCCTCATTTGGGAGAGTTTTATTTCCAAGTTCTTATCCCTTTAAAATATTTCTTgtactttaaaaaaattgtgattAATATCAATGAATACCACTCTGATCCCTTTCTATCTCTTGCTGTACGTAGCACTATATATCCGCCTTTATTTTTTTAGTGTTGATTGATGCACACTAGTTTTTTTCGACACCAATAGCACCAGTTTATGACGATTTCTTACCTCCACTAACTGCATAGTTAAAAGCTTTTGTAGTTTGTAGGCGCAAAAACCATCACAAACTACAGATCTCATATAAAAATAAGatacactaattttttttaaaagctaaaaagcatttttggcccctgatgtttcaagtttgtgcaaattatgtccctactatatttttgtcgacgtttctacccctcaagttttcaaacagtgcaccgtctacccctctgtcagtcaggctttctcaggagaggttcatGAGTGGATTGTAGAGATGAAtaagagtatatgaagttgatgatgatcaaggaaatgatataaattaaatttgtttgatgtatatatcaattatgtatgtaactgaactggttaaatgcatgttttgctacttataggtcttgagtttgaatctctcatgcctcatttttctaatttcacttgtaatttccacgtgataggtccaaaaaataaaaaaaaaagtcaaatcagctCATTTCGTTAGTTTCTTAAcatctgactgacggaggggtagacggtgcactgtttgaaaacatgaggggtagaaacatcgacaaaaatatagtaagggcagaatttgcacaaacttaaaacatcaggagCCGAAAGTgctttttaacattttttttaaatgtaaagATTAGGATACGATGCTTTTTTGTTTACTAAATGGCCGCTCGCAGTTGAGAGACAAGAGTGTTTAATGGACCAACTGAACCTGCCTCATTTGATTAATATATATCATCACAAAGCAGTCATTGATTCCATTCCTTCTCTCTCGCACTTGGGTAAATAGTTTGTTATATGGATGCGAATGATCTCTGGTGTGGTCTAGTGGCCCCTTCTTCTAAATTCAATCGCTTGTTTCTTTTGTCCACTCAACATGATTTGATGATCAAGGATTTAGGGTCTTGGTCAAATTGAATATGGAACTAGAACTTTTCCTGGCGCAGGAGCCTAAATTCAAGGGAAGTCGCGTGGTTAGATGGGCTTTTGACTGAAATTAATTTGATTCAATTTAGGAGAGGAGAAGCTGATGGTTGGGTGTGGAAGGAGGATCCTTGCGATGGCTTTAGTGTCAAGTCAGCTTACACGTTAATTATGGGCCTTCAGCAAGCAACTCCTATACCTACTTTCAATATTGTTTGTGTTCCGGTCTAAATCTCCGGTTagggctaagcaattaggcAACAAAAGTAGAACAAGAACAAGGCAAAGtaacaaaatgagtaaaaagtaTTGGATCTCCCACCGCATGGGCGgtgtcctctttatatattatgaagttttgacccgttcgggtcatgggtcgcctggcccaATAGTACAAATTCGGTAATCCCACATAATACAAAGGCTGTAAGCCCGCTAAcagtacacaagcccacaagacacctaaGCTTAAAAGCCATTTTAAGGTGCAGCGTGTCTTTTAAGTAAGCCCACAATACAATACTCGAAGCCCCTAAACATATAAAGTCAGTAACGCTAAACTTAGATAACTGTTACATGCAAAGATGTCACATAATAAACAGCATAAGCCTCGCCCTTGTAACAAGCAAAGGAAGCTTCGCCTTTTTCAATAAGCAAAAAGAAGCTTCGCCCTTGTCGATTACTGAAATTACTCCACCTGCTCTCGTTTCTAAGATTCTGACTGAGATCTCTTCCCATCACTTCACTGTCATATTCCTGTCATAATCACAAATAAGATatgcaaatattttgaaatttgaatctaCCTTCCCTAACACGTGATGGCACAAAACCTGACAATTCTCATAATTCATTTCCACTCATCATTTAATACCCACTATCTGAATCCTTTCAAACGGCACTAGTAAAAAAGTAATTATTACATTCAAGCCTGAAGAAACGCGACTGTTTACTTCCCCAAGACGTTTCACCAGAGAAATTTTACTGGTTCAACAAAGGACACGTCTCCTCTCCTAAAGCCTAAAAATGTATATGAAACCACGCGACTACTCCTAGTTACGATTATAAAAGCACCACCTCTCTTCACTTCTCACTACTTTCAACCTCCCCAGTAATTTCCTCACAAAATCCTAATAGGTGCTTGCTGCTTACTCTCGGGAAACAAAAGGGCCTCTGAGAATTTTACAAGAACATTCCGCGTCTTCTTCAAAGCTCTACTCTTTTCCTCCTGGTAAATCCTCATCCCCTTCAACTATTTGTTTATCAGCTTTAATGTTCACATCCCCTCTTCTCATATTTCTTCTCTTGAACTCAAAATCAAAtatcaaatcaaatttcttGCACACAAACTCTTTTACCCAGAATGCTGAGACCTATCCGCCTAATATATCCATAAACGGCTCTTTCACAAAACTTCTCCACCCTGATAACCCCTTTTCCTTTTAATTTCAGGTAGGTTCTCAAAAATGGTTGCAAAAAATTCCCGTAAGGCACCTAAGAATCGTAAGAACCCCACGGCTGCTGATTCCCTATGGGTTTCACGAAAAATCACAACTAGATTCAGTCATTTCCATACCATTCCTAAAGTAATGGATCTGCTAACCAAATACACTTTTAGGGCTGACGGAAATGATGCCTACTTAGACATAATCGCATGCGCCCCTGATGAACCTTGTTGTTTTGGAAAACCTGACTCTAGCGGAAGAAACTACACGTATTTCTTCCAAACCATATTTCTTGACCTCGAATATAAACTTCCCCTTTCAGACTTCACCTGTTCCAGCCTATCGCTAATGAATATCGCCCCAACTCAACTATCTGCAAATGGTTGGGCTTATCTTAGGGCCTTTGAATTGTTATGCATCTGCCTGAACATAGTTCCTACCTGTAAGaaatttttctccttttttgaaACCTCTGGGATGAAAGTGAAGGGTGAGTACATTTCTCTATCTTCCGCTAGAGGAAGTGGGCTTTTCACTCTGTTTAGGAGCAACTACAAACACTGGAAAGCAAAATTTTTCAAACTGAAGGAATCTGAAAAAAGTAAAGACGTTTTCTACTATGATGACGGCACTCCTCGGTTCCCATATTACTGGACTGATAAGCCCGAACTTATTTACAAAATACCTGAATCTTCCTTAACAATTGATGAGAAACATGAAGTTGATTTCTTGTCAACAATTAACTTAAACCTGTATGACTTTTACGAAGCGTTTAAAAAGAGGGACTTAGCCAGCTTTGTTGGTAAGAATCTCCTTTTATATCTCTCCTACCCATCTCTTTCGCCCAAAGATTTATGACTTTCTGCTTCTTCATTTCATTGCAGCTAGAATGGCACGCCTCTCTGAAGATGACATTCTCCGCTTCCGTCGTGAACAGCAAGCATTGAAAAACAAACCTTCTCCTGCCAAGACTTTGACTGAACCTGAAGGAAGCCACTCTGAAACTAACAAGAATCCCGCCCcgaaaagaaggaaaagaaatcaaGATTCTGAGAAGCCCACGGAGAAGGCTAGCATTCAGTCTTCAATGAAAAAGTTTGTATCCAAAGGTGCCAACCAATATGGATCTTCCAGCGCCCCGCCCCCTTTATGGAAGTATGAACTTAAAGAGTTTGAAGACATGACTGCAGAAGAAGTCACTTCTTTATGGGATTCCCGTATCAACTTCAACACCCTGATATAGAAATTTGCTCGCTTGGAGACTTTGTGCTTAagttggacaagcttaatccaagttaaggctatgcttatgaattcgtggccaaacgctctagttttaagagacttactctttctcaattgtctggaatcgcccaattgatagacctaagttgaaaagtaacttaaatgctaacaaagcactcaagaaattttttaaaggttatgcctcgttaaaaactctcccgcctggggtagagaaaagagtgcataccttgTGTTCGAGGCTGACagagagaaaataagaaaaattggGCTTCAGGAAGCATGTCAAGCTGTTATGACCAAGAGCCTGGAAATTGCTGCAATTTCAAAAATGATAGAACTTGAATCCAGTAGCTTCGATGGGCTTTCTACGGCCAAGAAGCTTGAAGACAAGGAAAAAGAGAACGCCCAATTGAAATCGACCATGAAACTGTTGGAAAAATCTAACAAAATCAATGAGAAAAAAGCCGCAGACCTGGCTTTGGAACTTGAGAAATTGAAGAAGACCTTTGAAGAAAACAAAGCCTTGATGAAGgcgaaagaagaagagaataagaagatgaaggaagagGCAAGCCTTTTCGTCTCTGAGAATACAGATTTGAAGGAATCTGTCGCCAATCTTTCCACCGAAACCACCTCCTTGAAGGCCTCCATCCTCTCCCAACTTGAAGCTGGCTTTAACAAGGCCAAAGAGCAAATTCTGTTCCTCAACCCAAACCTGCCCATCAATACTGACGGTATTGATCCTTATGCAAGGATCATTGACGGAAAGTTGGTTCTGCCCAActtcgaggaagaagaagaagaagatgaagaagaagaagaagaaaatgaaggagaaagaaatgaCGACAAAGGTGAAGACGCCAATGACAAGGAGGGTGCAGGAGAAAACCACTGATCCTTTGCCCGAAAAATAGAGAATGATGTTTTGTTTCCTACTTGGTCTTATACCAAGTGGATGATGTAGTTTCTTGCTTTCCTGCTTTTCAATTATCTCTGGTCTGTTTAAGGCGTACCGCCTCTCCTTTATTTTAATACAAGCGTTCTTATGTTGAAAATCTCATTGTTATTGCTAAACCTTAACTCTGCATCGCCCTTCCTCACCTAGACTCATCACTTCCACTTATGATAATATGATTAACTCCAAAGTAACGTATCAATAATATGAACAAATGAAAAATCCCTAAACAACACATCAATAATatgaacaaatgaaaataattcaCAGCCCATATACCTTTCACCCGGATTCCTTTTAATCACAGAACGATGGGTTCATTCAAGCTTTCCACGCAAAGGAAACTTTCATAGTTTTGCACAAAAGGAAAACTTTGATATTTCTTTAAcaactattctttgaattcataaggcctttgtaattttgaattgaatcaaaaataaagagatcagaagcgcaatttgttctgatatagaaatttgctcgcttggagactttgtgcttaagttggacaagcttaatccaagttaaggctatgcttatgaattcgtggccaaacgctctagttttaagagacttactctttctcaattgtctagaatcgcccaattgatagacctaagttgaaaagtaacttaaatgctaacaaagcactcaagaaattttttaaaggttatgcctcgttaaaaactctcccgcctggggtagagaaaagagtgcatacctgttttttcattaaaaattaacatcatgcctcgttaaaaactctccctaatgggtagagaaaagagtgcatgctACCAAGTCTTAATAGACAAACCACATAGTCTTGACACTTAAACAAATACAGAAACCCCAAACAACGAACACGACGTAGTCTTTGAACAGAATAAAACACACTGAAACGAAACAAACAGAACACAACTTCAACTGTAGTAATAGCGCAAGTGTTGTGCATTCCATGCCCTTGGAACCCTGCGCCCAGATAACTCCTCCAAGTGGTAAGCCCCTTGCCCCAAATCTCGCAGAATTCTATATGGACCTTCCCAGTTAGGTGTCAGCTTTGAATCGGTTGGACTTTTTGCCTTTCTGCGTAATACCAAATCGCCCACTTTCATGCTCCTAGGCACCACTCGTGTATTATAACGCCTTTCTGACCTTTGTTTGACTACAACCTCCCTTAAACGGACTTCTGCTTTTACCTCATCTGCCAAGTTCAAGTCCACTAGAACATTTTCCCGATTCTGGTTTTCTTCATATGTAGCTACTCGAAAAGTCATGTCTTGTATCTCCACTGGAATCATTGCATCAACTCCGTAAGCAAGCTTGAAAAGTGTTTCTCCAGTAGTGGATTGGGGTGTTATGTTGTAAGCCCAAACCACTGTGATCAATTCATCTGCCCATAATCCTTTTGCTTCGCCCAATCTCTTCTTCACGCCATTCAAAATCACCTTGTTTGCTGCTTCAACCTGCCCATTAGATTGCGGGTGTTCAACTGAGGCGAACCTGTTTTCAATTCCCATCTCTGCACAAAAATCTCTAACCTtcctgcttgtaaactgtgttccattatcaGAAACAGTGGTTGCTGGCACTCCAAACCTGCAGATTATCTTCCTCCAATAAAATTTTTTAACCTTCTCAGCTGTAATCTTCGCCATTGActctgcttcaatccactttgtgaaataatccaccgccaccaaaacaaacttgacttgcgcccctgctggagtgaatggacccagaatatctacgccccacattgcaaatggccatgaaGAACTCATTGAACTTAAAACTTCAGGAGGTGCCCTGTGTAGATCAGCAAAAACTTGgcacttttcacatttcttaacatattccatacaatcgccctttaaagttggccaataaaatcctgccctcaacACCTTCGAAGTCAAAGATCTTCCTCCTATATGACTGGCACAGACCCCCTCATGCACTTCAAACATAATCCTTTCTGCATCCTCTTTGCTAACACACCTTAACAATGGTACTCCTACGCCCCTCCTGTAAAGTTGTCCACCCATCATAGTATAACGACTCGCCTCTCGTATCTGGTCCTTTGAAAACAGAGCTAAATCTGATCCATCCGCTTCCAGGCACATTCGAATTCTATCCATCCAATCTAAAGTTGCTCCGCCCGTTACCATCATAACATCATCCTCCTTCACACTTGGACCCTTCAAAGTCTCTTGAATCACAGACTTGTTGTTACCTGGTTTCTTCGTGCTTGCAAGTTTGGATAGTATGTCAGCCCTTGTATTTTCCTCCCTCGGAACATGATTTACCTGAAACTTGTCCATCTGCTTCAACAATTCTTGAACCTTTACCAAATACTTAGCCAACTGAATATCCTTCGCCTGATAATCTCCCTTTATCTGATTTGCCACAAGCTGAGAATCAGTTTTTATTACAATACAACGTACATTCATCTCCAAAGCAAGCCTCACCCCTGCTATTattgcttcatattctgcttgattgttgctcgccttgaagtcaaacttgaGAGATTGCTCAATAATTACTCCACCTGGTCCCTCCAAAACTATACCAACTCCACTTCCTTTCAGATTTGATGACCCATCAACAGACAAAAACCATTCCACTTCTTCTGGTACTTTTTCTTCCGGAGACATCTCATTCACAAAATCTATCAAGCCCTGCGCCTTTATTTGTCCCTTCTTCTCAAATACTATaccaaattctgacaattcgacagcccaagaaaccatacgccctgctaaatcaggcttttgaaGCACTTGGCGTAGGGGAAAgtcagttttgactttgatttgaaaaccttgaaaataaggcCTCAACTTCCGGGCAGTGATAATCAAAGCTAGTgcagctttttctattttttgataccttatctcagccccttgtaaagcatggctcacaaaatatataattctcaactcctctttacattcttgcaataagacagaactcacagcattatctgatatggaaatgaaaattgacaacggaatacctggaattggttttgacaatatgGGAGGCTTAGCTAGATGCTCCTTTAGAGTTTGGAAAGCCTGTTCGCACTCATCTGTCCAttgaaaagctttgttcttcctCAAACATTGAAAGAACGGAGCTGCCTTACTCCCTGAGCATGGTAAAAATCGTGACAAAGCCGCAATCCTTCCTGTTAGCTTCCGTACTTCTTTAACGGATGTTGGGCTCTGCATTTCTAGGATTGCCTTGCACTTATCGGGATTAACTTCAATTCCTCTTCTAGTAATCATAAAGCCCAAAAATTTTCCACTCTGAATTCCAAAAGAGCATTTTTCTGTATTCAAACGCATGTTATGCTTCCTGATTTCTCCAAAAGCCTCAGCCAAATCCATACAATGACCGCCCATTTCCTCTGATTTGAccaccatatcatccacataaatttccATGTTACGCCCTACTTGCTTTTCAAAGACTCTGTCCATCAATCGCTGATAAGTCGCCCCTGCATTCATaagcccaaacggcatggtTTGATAGCAATAATTTGCTTGGTTTGTCATAAATGCTGTTTTTTCTTCATCTGGCGCATACATtcgaatttgatgatagcccgaATACGCGTCCATCAAGCTCAACATGCCAAATCCCGAAGCCCGATCTACCAACTTATCTATGTTTGGCAGTGGATATGAATCTTTTGGACAGTGCTTATTTAAATCCGtataatccgtgcacattcgccattttccattacTCTTCTTGACCATGACAACGTTAGCCAACCAAGTAGGATACTTCACCTCCCTTATAAAACCTGCATCAATTAACTTGTTAGTCTCTGTTTTCACCGCCAGTGCTTTCTCTTCGCCCATTTTACGCTTCAACTGGCGATCGGCTTCACACTAGGGTTCAATGCCAATTTGTGGCAAATGAACTCTGGATCAATTCCTGGAAGATCTCGTGCACTCCAAGCAAATAAATCCATGTTCTCAGCTAACAATTGCACCAGTCTGCTTTCCTGGATTTGAGTCAAGTTAACCCCAACTTTCAGATTCCTTTCGCCCACTTTTACtgtttttgtttcttcttctggAGTCATCTTAAAATCAGAAAAGCCCTCTCTCGGATCCAAACTAACCTCTTCTTTATCAACATCCACCCCAAAAACTCTATGTCCCTCCTTCACTGCTCTTTTTCCCATGTGACCATACTGCTTGAAACTGTCGGAATAACATTTCCTAGCAACCACTTGATCAGCCTTCAAAGTTCCAACTCCGCCCTTGTCCAATGGATACTTGACTGTTAAATGTCTTGTTGAGATGATCGCCCCCATTTTGTTAAGCGATGGTCTCCCAATAAGCACATTATACGGCGATGTACACTGTACCACAAGGAACTTAATGGCAAAGGCTTTCTCATTTTTACCTTCACCAAACACGGTACTTAGCTCCACATACCCTCTTACAAATACTTTTTCACCCGAGAATCCAACTAACGCCCCATCATACGATAATAAATCAGCTTCTGTAAGCCCTAACTTTTCAAATGCATTGCCATATATCAAatctgcagaactcccttgatccaacagtaccctctcaatttcataatcagcgacttttaacatcaccacaatgggatcatcttcatgaggctgaactccctcaaaatctctaacAGTAAATGTGATATAGGGCTGATTGATTCCCCAGCTTCCCCAATCATTTGTATAGACAGCATTAATGGAATGAACATACCTTTTCCTTGAAGAATTAGTCACACCGCCTCCTCGGAATCCTCCAAATATAGAATGAATGCGCCCTTTAGTTTCACCTCCAGCTTGCTTCCTTGGTTCAGACTCTTCAATCTCCTTCCCTGTATCATCACGTTTCGTTGAGGTTCTAGCTCCCTCTGACTCCTTTCGCCCCTCCAGTTGACGCATGTAACCTGCCTTTATCAAAGCCTCAATTTCTTTCTTTAGGGTAAAACAATCGTCTGTATTGTGTCCCGCGATTCGgtgatactcacaccacttactTCTGTCGACGTTTCCTGGTGGGCGTTTTGGTTGTTTAGGAAAACGAATTGTGTTCGCCTCCAGACACATGTGCAATGCTTCAGTTAAATTAACCGCAAGTGGGGTCGACCTGTCTTGTTGGTTTCTGGTCCACGTCATCGACTGTCCATAACCACGATTTCCATAAGGCTGAGCACGATTTCGAAAATTAGAGCGGTTATCAAAAcgacttgaattattgtaaCCTCTCTCTCCTTTTGTAACCGCTCCGCCCGAACACTGATCGTTAACCGCCGCCTTTTTCGAATCTGACTGTTGTTGTTGGCCAACCACCGCTGCACTCTTACGGTTTCTCTTTATGcgatcactttgctcctcccgAATGAAACCCTGTACCCTGCTTCGCAACTCCGCCATTGTCTCCACGGGCTTACGACTTAAACTGCTGTTCAAACTTCCTGACTGAAGTCCCAACTCAAAAGCTGCAATACAAATTTCAGGCATTTTATCTTCCAAATGCACTgacaattgattgaaacgccccatgaaGGATTGAAGGCTTTCATTATGCCTCTGTTGCAAATTAAACAAAGCTGCTGGAGTCACTTTCTGGGCGCGACTAGTTGAAAATTGGGACAAAAATTTCGCCGATAAATCCATGAACCCTGCAATTGAACGCGGTGGGAGGGTTGTAAACCAAGTCATCGCTGACTTCTTAAGAGTTGAAG is a window of Lotus japonicus ecotype B-129 chromosome 5, LjGifu_v1.2 DNA encoding:
- the LOC130719638 gene encoding uncharacterized protein LOC130719638; protein product: MTWFTTLPPRSIAGFMDLSAKFLSQFSTSRAQKVTPAALFNLQQRHNESLQSFMGRFNQLSVHLEDKMPEICIAAFELGLQSGSLNSSLSRKPVETMAELRSRVQGFIREEQSDRIKRNRKSAAVVGQQQQSDSKKAAVNDQCSGGAVTKGERGYNNSSRFDNRSNFRNRAQPYGNRGYGQSMTWTRNQQDRSTPLAVNLTEALHMCLEANTIRFPKQPKRPPGNVDRSKWCEYHRIAGHNTDDCFTLKKEIEALIKAGYMRQLEGRKESEGARTSTKRDDTGKEIEESEPRKQAGGETKGRIHSIFGGFRGGGVTNSSRKRYVHSINAVYTNDWGSWGINQPYITFTLGLTEADLLSYDGALVGFSGEKVFVRGYVELSTVFGEGKNEKAFAIKFLVVQCTSPYNVLIGRPSLNKMGAIISTRHLTVKYPLDKGGVGTLKADQVVARKCYSDSFKQYGHMGKRAVKEGHRVFGVDVDKEEVSLDPREGFSDFKMTPEEETKTVKVGERNLKVGVNLTQIQESRLVQLLAENMDLFAWSARDLPGIDPEFICHKLALNPSVKPIAS